In Apium graveolens cultivar Ventura chromosome 10, ASM990537v1, whole genome shotgun sequence, the following are encoded in one genomic region:
- the LOC141693307 gene encoding uncharacterized protein LOC141693307 isoform X2 translates to MEYLPGDISENDNGDGRNSSTLLGGVQSNNRSSTPKWSQQEQLLHWKNNRRLLEDQERVKLLMDIEELSIQKPNNGGASRARNASPSCFCRS, encoded by the exons ATGGAGTATCTTCCCGGAG ATATTAGCGAGAATGATAATGGAGATGGAAGAAATTCCTCAACCTTGCTAGGAGGTGTTCAGTCTAATAACAGAAGTAGTACACCAAAGTGGTCACAACAGGAACAATTGTTGCACTGGAAAAATAACAGAAGATTGTTG GAGGATCAAGAGAGAGTTAAGCTGTTGATGGATATTGAAGAACTGAGTATACAAAAACCAAACAATGGCGGTGCAAGTAGAGCAAGAAATGCAAGTCCTTCATGCTTCTGCAGATCTTAG
- the LOC141693307 gene encoding uncharacterized protein LOC141693307 isoform X1: MNSTLFLRRRIQLLSETTVTQPIPEDLVEKTDAWSKKKDVDIQEEKQNSTFNLFRKDDTAIMIQTTLRSFLVRICKEKSIGHVYAMKKLKKSEMLRRGQEDQERVKLLMDIEELSIQKPNNGGASRARNASPSCFCRS; the protein is encoded by the exons ATGAATTCAACTCTGTTCTTGCGGAGGAGGATTCAGCTTCT CTCTGAAACTACAGTCACACAACCTATTCCAGAGGACTTGGTCGAGAAAACAGATGCATGGAGCAAGAAAAAGGATGTAGATATTCAAGAAGAAAAACAGAACTCAACCTTTAATTTGTTTCGCAAAGATGATACAGCAATTATGATCCAGACAACATTAAGAAGCTTTCTG GTCAGAATATGTAAAGAAAAAAGTATCGGGCATGTCTATGCCATGAAGAAGCTCAAAAAGTCTGAAATGCTACGTAGAGGACAG GAGGATCAAGAGAGAGTTAAGCTGTTGATGGATATTGAAGAACTGAGTATACAAAAACCAAACAATGGCGGTGCAAGTAGAGCAAGAAATGCAAGTCCTTCATGCTTCTGCAGATCTTAG